One Spiroplasma endosymbiont of Cantharis nigra DNA segment encodes these proteins:
- a CDS encoding alpha/beta hydrolase: protein MNNILIEKVISLINNRNRQNHDLYKNNGYLNLLSLYQQAIFEQTHDQEILNLDIKEFKKVEFKSFDSKNIVGIYHLNKKKTKKWIIACHGFSSSKESSAIASYYFNKLGYNIFAFDFRNHGESDDALITMGINEEKDLLSALNFVKKNFSTKEISLIGFSMGAHTVNRVAISNNIKKYNIKFAVADSPYFETAKVLERVINTIGGALIGNFLDKILQGVYKVYNDKYKINIEADTISYKIPLCKTSFPILYLHSKKDKVADYQDSEKFYNLRKILKIKDALHIFLTGEHIRTQVLHTEMYWKLVENFVNKK, encoded by the coding sequence ATGAATAATATACTAATTGAAAAAGTTATAAGTTTAATAAATAATCGTAATCGTCAAAATCATGATTTATATAAAAATAACGGTTATTTAAACTTATTGAGTTTATATCAACAGGCCATTTTTGAACAAACACATGATCAGGAAATTTTAAATCTTGATATTAAGGAATTTAAAAAAGTCGAGTTCAAATCTTTTGACTCAAAAAATATTGTTGGGATATATCATTTAAATAAGAAAAAAACTAAAAAATGAATTATTGCTTGTCATGGTTTTTCGTCTTCAAAAGAATCATCTGCAATTGCAAGTTACTATTTTAATAAGCTTGGCTATAATATTTTTGCATTTGATTTTAGAAATCATGGTGAATCTGATGATGCACTTATTACAATGGGTATTAATGAGGAAAAAGATTTATTAAGTGCTTTAAATTTTGTTAAAAAAAATTTTTCAACAAAAGAAATATCTTTAATTGGTTTTTCAATGGGAGCTCATACAGTTAATAGAGTTGCAATTTCAAACAATATTAAAAAATATAATATTAAATTTGCTGTTGCTGACTCTCCATATTTTGAAACAGCAAAAGTTTTGGAAAGAGTGATAAATACAATTGGTGGAGCACTTATTGGTAATTTTTTAGATAAAATTTTACAAGGGGTTTATAAAGTATATAATGATAAATATAAAATAAATATTGAAGCAGACACCATATCATATAAAATTCCATTGTGTAAAACTTCTTTTCCAATACTCTATTTACATTCTAAAAAAGATAAGGTAGCAGATTATCAAGACAGTGAAAAATTTTATAATCTAAGAAAAATTTTAAAAATAAAAGATGCTTTACATATTTTTTTAACAGGAGAACATATAAGAACTCAAGTTTTACATACTGAAATGTATTGGAAGCTTGTTGAAAATTTTGTAAATAAAAAATAG
- a CDS encoding ATP-binding cassette domain-containing protein encodes MKNSEVTVSLENVSKIFNKKNWVIKKINLKINKGEGLAIIGPNQSGKSVLGRLIASQIKQSGGIIQYNFNNENVMANIGFQFRQTTWPEGFLVKEVFNLYKHINDIQDKEWIDDLVEVFGIDLRWEKTLTSCNTSWLQLFSIALAIINRPRLVVLDEVSSSIGLDFKIKILKFLKEYKEKYEASFVVISPDDSTFELLCERVIVLDNGFIISDDHITDWKKNLTFEKYSLNIMDAISQQEIKVKPDPLFKPILKKFEENRKLFKEQYDYFLEKNIGNEHESNIVYIRNINYHLNELESVLVSLLSTAINRRNIEEVLLHTKMAIKIFKRTRKKVTKLDIKVKYKKSALAFFKKTEKFFNFLEEDLYNSFKSNKYIVYATELTAQLSKKELEQLSSLKKKYIQEEIKSMKLESKWVKKQQRLEKKQKIKRG; translated from the coding sequence ATGAAAAATAGTGAAGTAACTGTTTCTTTGGAAAATGTTTCAAAAATATTTAATAAAAAAAATTGAGTTATTAAAAAAATTAATTTGAAAATCAATAAAGGTGAAGGATTAGCAATTATTGGACCCAATCAATCTGGAAAAAGTGTTTTGGGTAGATTAATAGCTAGTCAAATAAAACAATCTGGGGGAATTATTCAATATAATTTTAATAATGAAAATGTTATGGCAAATATTGGATTTCAGTTTAGACAAACAACTTGACCTGAAGGTTTTCTTGTAAAAGAAGTTTTTAATTTATATAAGCATATTAATGATATACAAGATAAAGAATGAATAGATGATCTTGTAGAAGTATTTGGTATTGATTTGAGATGAGAAAAAACATTGACATCATGTAATACCTCTTGATTACAATTATTTTCGATTGCTTTAGCTATTATTAATAGACCAAGATTAGTTGTTCTAGATGAAGTTTCGTCTTCAATTGGTCTAGATTTTAAAATTAAGATTTTAAAATTCTTAAAAGAATATAAGGAAAAATATGAAGCCTCATTTGTTGTTATTTCACCAGATGATTCAACTTTTGAATTGCTTTGTGAAAGGGTAATCGTTTTAGATAATGGTTTCATAATTTCTGATGATCATATTACAGATTGAAAGAAAAATTTAACTTTCGAAAAGTACTCACTAAATATAATGGATGCTATTAGTCAACAAGAAATTAAGGTTAAACCAGATCCATTATTCAAACCTATTTTAAAAAAATTTGAAGAAAATAGAAAATTATTTAAGGAACAATATGATTATTTTTTAGAGAAAAATATAGGCAATGAGCATGAATCAAATATAGTTTATATCAGAAATATTAACTATCATTTAAACGAGTTGGAAAGTGTTTTAGTTAGTTTATTATCAACAGCTATTAATAGAAGAAATATTGAAGAAGTTTTATTACATACAAAAATGGCTATTAAGATATTTAAAAGAACTAGAAAAAAAGTTACTAAGTTAGATATAAAAGTAAAGTATAAAAAATCTGCATTAGCTTTTTTTAAGAAAACAGAAAAATTCTTTAATTTTCTAGAAGAAGATCTTTATAATAGTTTTAAATCAAATAAGTATATTGTTTACGCAACTGAACTTACAGCTCAATTATCAAAAAAAGAATTGGAACAACTTTCTTCATTAAAGAAAAAATATATTCAAGAAGAAATTAAATCAATGAAATTAGAGAGTAAATGAGTAAAAAAACAACAAAGACTAGAAAAGAAACAAAAAATAAAGAGGGGGTAA